A stretch of Mytilus edulis chromosome 11, xbMytEdul2.2, whole genome shotgun sequence DNA encodes these proteins:
- the LOC139495564 gene encoding uncharacterized protein, which translates to MNGNTVGQVYAKSRELYKLPKSESLEDSPVIPIPIDDIISADGWNLTRNLITANGTMPGPSIFIYENQTITIIVNNLLINEAVTIHWHGIDQLEHPAMDGVAFVSQCPIMPGQSFNYTFHPKFGGSYWYHSHVGNQRDMGLFGAFIVLRKKHHLRVPFMNQHILQIQEWNHQYDAQTLLDVNDQLYDTSPHSILINGRGQFKDILAPIETFNVRKGGQHRFRLIAVGSHCTLLFSISGLKLNVVETDGFEIVPVVVDKIIIFPAERYDFEIDLDYAEERVYNITVSVLSSPSLTIGDNIGLGFLNVQKGDSSAMKFHTNDHMFRVLNCPFQVYPQRDDFICVPVTDLKSLGNIDDNDFNAEHVKETNEKALHFLNFGFPGDHSSINGRIFRWPTVAPLTQPSETDTDCDKCGDENTCICSHTLNLKSGSEVTMILLNLGSGAAISHPIHMHGHTFEVLKMGFPEVKNDGQFILTNDIKCSETLSNEQSQCNNAKWRNASWNNYQNIPGINLKDTVRKDTIVIPYGGYVIIRIDATNPGVWFMHCHIDKHMVNGMALMLNESFENQNRYIPKELPTCHSYLRTMAGVVNDVSSKQKSSTDSAKTVYAVLFWLTTGLIIILFGYMIWKKRSAAFGYKILKKRSLQIHEIDEIQLVKKQT; encoded by the exons ATGAATGGGAATACAGTGGGCCAGGTGTATGCAAAGTCTCGGGAATTATACAAATTGCCCAAGTCAGAATCTTTAGAGGACAGCCCAGTCATTCCAATTCCAATAGATGATATCATTTCTGCTGATGGATGGAACTTGACTAGAAATCTTATCACCGCCAACGGAACCATGCCAGGGCCATCTATTttcatttatgaaaatcaaactaTTACTATAATCGTTAATAACCTTCTGATCAATGAGGCTGTAACCATTCATTGGCACGGTATAGATCAGCTTGAACATCCAGCCATGGATGGTGTTGCGTTTGTTTCGCAATGCCCAATAATGCCAGGTCAATCCTTTAATTACACATTCCATCCTAAATTTGGAGGGTCTTACTGGTACCACTCTCATGTAGGCAACCAAAGAGACATGGGTTTATTTGGTGCTTTTATTGTCCTCCGCAAAAAGCACCACCTCCGAGTACCATTTATGAATCAGCATATACTTCAGATTCAAGAATGGAACCATCAGTATGATGCACAGACATTACTAGATGTAAATGATCAATTATATGATACATCCCCTCATTCAATCTTAATCAATGGCCGAGGACAGTTTAAAGATATTCTTGCCCCAATAGAAACGTTCAATGTTAGGAAAGGTGGTCAACATCGGTTTAGACTCATTGCAGTTGGATCACATTGTACCCTCTTATTTTCAATATCAGGTTTAAAATTGAATGTGGTTGAAACTGATGGATTTGAGATTGTGCCGGTTGTCGTAGATAAAATAATCATATTTCCTGCGGAACGGTATGATTTTGAAATAGATTTGGATTATGCTGAGGAGAGAGTGTACAACATTACTGTAAGTGTTCTTTCGTCGCCAAGTCTTACCATTGGAGATAATATTGGACTTGGGTTTCTTAATGTTCAGAAGGGAGATTCTTCAGCCATGAAATTTCACACTAATGATCACATGTTTCGGGTATTAAATTGCCCATTTCAAGTCTACccacaaagggatgatttcatttGCGTCCCCGTGACTGATTTAAAATCACTTGGAAATATAGATGATAATGATTTTAATGCAGAACAtgtaaaagaaacaaatgagaaggCATTACATTTCTTGAACTTCGGTTTTCCCGGTGATCATTCATCCATAAATGGACGCATTTTTCGTTGGCCAACAGTTGCACCTCTGACACAGCCGTCTGAAACCGACACCGATTGTGATAAATGTGGTGATGAAAACACCTGTATATGTAGTCATACATTGAACTTAAAATCTGGATCCGAAGTCACAATGATCCTTTTAAACCTTGGAAGTGGAGCAGCCATTTCTCATCCTATCCATATGCATGGTCACACCTTTGAAGTTCTAAAGATGGGTTTTCCTGAGGTTAAAAATGATGGCCAGTTCATATTAACAAATGACATTAAATGCAGCGAAACGCTCTCTAATGAACAAAGCCAATGCAATAACGCAAAATGGAGAAATGCATCGTGGAATAATTATCAGAATATTCCAGGAATAAACTTGAAAGATACTGTACGAAAAGACACCATAGTTATACCATATGGGGGCTATGTGATTATTAGAATAGATGCTACGAACCCAGGAGTGTGGTTCATGCACTGTCATATTGATAAACACATGGTCAATGGAATGGCGCTCATGCTTAATGAATCATTTGAAAATCAGAATAGATATATTCCAAAAGAACTTCCAACATGCCACAGTTATTTAAGGACAATGGCAGGCGTTGTAAATGATGTGTCATCCAAACAAAAAAGTTCTACAG attcAGCAAAAACTGTGTATGCTGTTCTTTTCTGGCTGACAACTGGTTTGATTATAATTTTGTTTGGCTATATGATTTGGAAGAAACGTTCAGCTGCGTTTGGTTATAAGATTTTGAAGAAACGTTCTctccaaatacatgaaatagacGAAATACAACTGGTAAAAAAACAGACATAA